In Eretmochelys imbricata isolate rEreImb1 chromosome 4, rEreImb1.hap1, whole genome shotgun sequence, a single window of DNA contains:
- the LOC144263811 gene encoding butyrophilin subfamily 3 member A3-like isoform X1 translates to MCNATVNTEPFTCNADLAVLKLGALPPPPAPALPCRIQQAESFKVMGPDRPIRVLVGEDALLPCHLSPRMSAESMEVRWFRSTISAVVHLYRDGRDQVGQQIAPYQSRTKFLKDGIANGTVSLRIRSITPSDDGTYSCLFQSPTFYEEAVLELQVAGLGSTPHLSVDGYQDGGIHVVCESAGWYPEPRVLWRDLSGQQLAPVMEKISQQADGLFDTHIAAVITDASNQNLSCSVLNPRLGQEKTATMHIADVFLPRTSPYQVALSVTLAGVVFLILLASYCFWKQHRAKDAQQAELKKEIQNLRSELEKEREILRAELENEREKSLAKLGWSKVSKNAAMVSLDPDTAHPSLKISENRRSVKWRGLQQDVPDNPERFDSETCVLGSEGFASGKHYWEVAVGGGRTWAVGVAKESVRRKGWICFSPEERIWAVDQCGSHYRARTSPETLLPLTGSPGKIGVYLDYERGLVSFYHPGMEAPIYTFTTSFTGQLHPFFWVYSPIALCP, encoded by the exons AGAGTTTCAAGGTGATGGGACCCGATCGCCCCATCAGGGTCCTTGTGGGAGAAGACGCTCTGTTACCCTGTCACCTCTCCCCCAGGATGAGCGCTGAGAGCATGGAAGTGCGCTGGTTCCGATCCACGATCTCTGCAGTTGTCCATCTCTATCGGGATGGGAGAGATCAGGTTGGCCAGCAGATCGCACCGTATCAAAGCAGGACGAAGTTTCTGAAGGACGGTATTGCTAATGGGACTGTCTCCTTGAGGATACGCAGCATCACCCCCTCTGATGACGGGACATACAGCTGCCTCTTCCAGTCACCCACCTTTTACGAAGAAGCTGTGTTGGAACTGCAGGTGGCTG GTCTGGGCTCCACCCCTCACCTTTCTGTCGATGGCTATCAGGATGGAGGGATCCACGTGGTGTGTGAATCGGCTGGATGGTATCCGGAGCCCAGAGTGCTTTGGAGAGACCTCAGTGGGCAGCAACTAGCACCAGTGATGGAGAAAATATCCCAGCAGGCTGACGGGCTGTTTGATACTCACATTGCTGCTGTTATAACAGACGCTTCGAACCAGAACCTGTCCTGCTCTGTCCTCAACCCCCGTCTCGGCCAAGAGAAAACAGCAACGATGCACATAGCAG ATGTGTTCCTTCCAAGGACCTCTCCCTACCAGGTGGCTCTGTCAGTGACCCTAGCTGGTGTGGTTTTTCTCATCCTCTTGGCCAGTTATTGCTTCTGGAAGCAGCACAGAGCAAAAG ATGCTCAGCAAGCTGAACTGAAGAAAGAGATAC AAAACCTGCGatctgaactggagaaagagagag AGATTCTGCGCGCTGAGCTGGAGAACGAGAGAG AGAAATCCCTGGCCAAACTTG GCTGGAGTAAAGTCAGCAAAAATGCAG CGATGGTGAGTCTGGATCCGGACACGGCTCATCCCAGCCTCAAGATCTCTGAGAATCGGCGATCTGTGAAATGGAGGGGCCTGCAGCAGGACGTGCCTGACAACCCTGAGAGATTTGACAGTGAAACCTGCGTGCTGGGCTCGGAAGGGTTTGCCTCGGGGAAACACTACTGGGAGGTAGCGGTTGGAGGTGGTAGgacctgggctgtgggggtggccaaaGAATCTGTCAGGAGGAAGGGCTGGATCTGCTTTTCTCCTGAGGAGAGGATCTGGGCCGTGGATCAGTGTGGGAGCCATTACCGGGCTCGCACCTCCCCAgagaccctcctgcccctgactggGAGCCCTGGGAAGATCGGAGTGTATCTGGACTATGAGCGGGGCCTGGTGTCATTTTATCATCCTGGTATGGAGGCCCCAATCTACACTTTCACCACCTCTTTCACTGGGCAGCTCCACCCTTTCTTCTGGGTCTACTCCCCAATCGCACTGTGTCCCTGA
- the LOC144263811 gene encoding butyrophilin subfamily 1 member A1-like isoform X2 encodes MEDSSASPGSVRSRPLLGFTLFLISLHVHRLDSESFKVMGPDRPIRVLVGEDALLPCHLSPRMSAESMEVRWFRSTISAVVHLYRDGRDQVGQQIAPYQSRTKFLKDGIANGTVSLRIRSITPSDDGTYSCLFQSPTFYEEAVLELQVAGLGSTPHLSVDGYQDGGIHVVCESAGWYPEPRVLWRDLSGQQLAPVMEKISQQADGLFDTHIAAVITDASNQNLSCSVLNPRLGQEKTATMHIADVFLPRTSPYQVALSVTLAGVVFLILLASYCFWKQHRAKDAQQAELKKEIQNLRSELEKEREILRAELENEREKSLAKLGWSKVSKNAAMVSLDPDTAHPSLKISENRRSVKWRGLQQDVPDNPERFDSETCVLGSEGFASGKHYWEVAVGGGRTWAVGVAKESVRRKGWICFSPEERIWAVDQCGSHYRARTSPETLLPLTGSPGKIGVYLDYERGLVSFYHPGMEAPIYTFTTSFTGQLHPFFWVYSPIALCP; translated from the exons AGAGTTTCAAGGTGATGGGACCCGATCGCCCCATCAGGGTCCTTGTGGGAGAAGACGCTCTGTTACCCTGTCACCTCTCCCCCAGGATGAGCGCTGAGAGCATGGAAGTGCGCTGGTTCCGATCCACGATCTCTGCAGTTGTCCATCTCTATCGGGATGGGAGAGATCAGGTTGGCCAGCAGATCGCACCGTATCAAAGCAGGACGAAGTTTCTGAAGGACGGTATTGCTAATGGGACTGTCTCCTTGAGGATACGCAGCATCACCCCCTCTGATGACGGGACATACAGCTGCCTCTTCCAGTCACCCACCTTTTACGAAGAAGCTGTGTTGGAACTGCAGGTGGCTG GTCTGGGCTCCACCCCTCACCTTTCTGTCGATGGCTATCAGGATGGAGGGATCCACGTGGTGTGTGAATCGGCTGGATGGTATCCGGAGCCCAGAGTGCTTTGGAGAGACCTCAGTGGGCAGCAACTAGCACCAGTGATGGAGAAAATATCCCAGCAGGCTGACGGGCTGTTTGATACTCACATTGCTGCTGTTATAACAGACGCTTCGAACCAGAACCTGTCCTGCTCTGTCCTCAACCCCCGTCTCGGCCAAGAGAAAACAGCAACGATGCACATAGCAG ATGTGTTCCTTCCAAGGACCTCTCCCTACCAGGTGGCTCTGTCAGTGACCCTAGCTGGTGTGGTTTTTCTCATCCTCTTGGCCAGTTATTGCTTCTGGAAGCAGCACAGAGCAAAAG ATGCTCAGCAAGCTGAACTGAAGAAAGAGATAC AAAACCTGCGatctgaactggagaaagagagag AGATTCTGCGCGCTGAGCTGGAGAACGAGAGAG AGAAATCCCTGGCCAAACTTG GCTGGAGTAAAGTCAGCAAAAATGCAG CGATGGTGAGTCTGGATCCGGACACGGCTCATCCCAGCCTCAAGATCTCTGAGAATCGGCGATCTGTGAAATGGAGGGGCCTGCAGCAGGACGTGCCTGACAACCCTGAGAGATTTGACAGTGAAACCTGCGTGCTGGGCTCGGAAGGGTTTGCCTCGGGGAAACACTACTGGGAGGTAGCGGTTGGAGGTGGTAGgacctgggctgtgggggtggccaaaGAATCTGTCAGGAGGAAGGGCTGGATCTGCTTTTCTCCTGAGGAGAGGATCTGGGCCGTGGATCAGTGTGGGAGCCATTACCGGGCTCGCACCTCCCCAgagaccctcctgcccctgactggGAGCCCTGGGAAGATCGGAGTGTATCTGGACTATGAGCGGGGCCTGGTGTCATTTTATCATCCTGGTATGGAGGCCCCAATCTACACTTTCACCACCTCTTTCACTGGGCAGCTCCACCCTTTCTTCTGGGTCTACTCCCCAATCGCACTGTGTCCCTGA
- the LOC144263811 gene encoding butyrophilin subfamily 3 member A3-like isoform X3 — protein sequence MGPDRPIRVLVGEDALLPCHLSPRMSAESMEVRWFRSTISAVVHLYRDGRDQVGQQIAPYQSRTKFLKDGIANGTVSLRIRSITPSDDGTYSCLFQSPTFYEEAVLELQVAGLGSTPHLSVDGYQDGGIHVVCESAGWYPEPRVLWRDLSGQQLAPVMEKISQQADGLFDTHIAAVITDASNQNLSCSVLNPRLGQEKTATMHIADVFLPRTSPYQVALSVTLAGVVFLILLASYCFWKQHRAKDAQQAELKKEIQNLRSELEKEREILRAELENEREKSLAKLGWSKVSKNAAMVSLDPDTAHPSLKISENRRSVKWRGLQQDVPDNPERFDSETCVLGSEGFASGKHYWEVAVGGGRTWAVGVAKESVRRKGWICFSPEERIWAVDQCGSHYRARTSPETLLPLTGSPGKIGVYLDYERGLVSFYHPGMEAPIYTFTTSFTGQLHPFFWVYSPIALCP from the exons ATGGGACCCGATCGCCCCATCAGGGTCCTTGTGGGAGAAGACGCTCTGTTACCCTGTCACCTCTCCCCCAGGATGAGCGCTGAGAGCATGGAAGTGCGCTGGTTCCGATCCACGATCTCTGCAGTTGTCCATCTCTATCGGGATGGGAGAGATCAGGTTGGCCAGCAGATCGCACCGTATCAAAGCAGGACGAAGTTTCTGAAGGACGGTATTGCTAATGGGACTGTCTCCTTGAGGATACGCAGCATCACCCCCTCTGATGACGGGACATACAGCTGCCTCTTCCAGTCACCCACCTTTTACGAAGAAGCTGTGTTGGAACTGCAGGTGGCTG GTCTGGGCTCCACCCCTCACCTTTCTGTCGATGGCTATCAGGATGGAGGGATCCACGTGGTGTGTGAATCGGCTGGATGGTATCCGGAGCCCAGAGTGCTTTGGAGAGACCTCAGTGGGCAGCAACTAGCACCAGTGATGGAGAAAATATCCCAGCAGGCTGACGGGCTGTTTGATACTCACATTGCTGCTGTTATAACAGACGCTTCGAACCAGAACCTGTCCTGCTCTGTCCTCAACCCCCGTCTCGGCCAAGAGAAAACAGCAACGATGCACATAGCAG ATGTGTTCCTTCCAAGGACCTCTCCCTACCAGGTGGCTCTGTCAGTGACCCTAGCTGGTGTGGTTTTTCTCATCCTCTTGGCCAGTTATTGCTTCTGGAAGCAGCACAGAGCAAAAG ATGCTCAGCAAGCTGAACTGAAGAAAGAGATAC AAAACCTGCGatctgaactggagaaagagagag AGATTCTGCGCGCTGAGCTGGAGAACGAGAGAG AGAAATCCCTGGCCAAACTTG GCTGGAGTAAAGTCAGCAAAAATGCAG CGATGGTGAGTCTGGATCCGGACACGGCTCATCCCAGCCTCAAGATCTCTGAGAATCGGCGATCTGTGAAATGGAGGGGCCTGCAGCAGGACGTGCCTGACAACCCTGAGAGATTTGACAGTGAAACCTGCGTGCTGGGCTCGGAAGGGTTTGCCTCGGGGAAACACTACTGGGAGGTAGCGGTTGGAGGTGGTAGgacctgggctgtgggggtggccaaaGAATCTGTCAGGAGGAAGGGCTGGATCTGCTTTTCTCCTGAGGAGAGGATCTGGGCCGTGGATCAGTGTGGGAGCCATTACCGGGCTCGCACCTCCCCAgagaccctcctgcccctgactggGAGCCCTGGGAAGATCGGAGTGTATCTGGACTATGAGCGGGGCCTGGTGTCATTTTATCATCCTGGTATGGAGGCCCCAATCTACACTTTCACCACCTCTTTCACTGGGCAGCTCCACCCTTTCTTCTGGGTCTACTCCCCAATCGCACTGTGTCCCTGA